Genomic segment of Phormidium ambiguum IAM M-71:
TAAATCCGTCTTCGACATCACTGTACGCAAAGGTACTTGCAGCATTTCCAAATTTAACTGGCAAATAGCAGGTTGATAACCATAACAATAGCGACCATAATAATCAAAATAAGCCGCCGTAAAAGCAGGATTGTAAGTAGGAATAAAGGCATAAGGGCCGTAATCAAAACTTTCCCCAGTAATTGACATATTATCAGTATTTAAAACTGCATGACAAAAACCAGCTGCCATCCATTGCGCTACTAACTCTGCTACTCTTTGCACCAATTCTGCATAAAATAAAGCATAACGTTCTGCTTCATCTTCGACATTTAGTAAATGAGAATAATAGATTTCAATTACATGATCCAAAAGCTTTTTAATTAGATCGCTACGACCAATATAATGTAACCTTTCAAAAGTCCCAAACCGAATATGAGAACGGCTAAAACGCACCATTACTGATGAACGAGTCGGCGAAGGTTCATCACCACGCCAGAGAGATTCCCCAGTTTCAATCATACTCAAACAACGGGAAGTTCTCACACCCATTTGGTGCAAAGCTTCTGCTGCTAAAACTTCTCTGACTCCTCCTTTAAGTGTTAATCTCCCATCACCACCACGAGAATAAGGAGTCCTTCCCGAACCTTTCGTCCCAAAATCATAAAGTTCGCCATCTATTCCGCGAATTTGTCCGTAAAGAAAACCTCTACCATCTCCCAAGCCTGGGTTATATTCCCCAAATTGATAGCCATGATAACGTAAAGCTAAAAAAGGTCTAACACTTTGAAATTGACCAAATGCTTCAATAAAATCTTCGTCAAAAACTTTTTCTGGATTTAATCCAATTTTCGGTAATAATTTGTCATTCCGAAACCGCAAAATATGTTGAGGAAATTCTGCTGCTGGAACGCGATCGTAATAATCTTCACCTACATCTTCTAATGCTGGTTCGTATTTTAAATTTAAGAAGGGATTGCTGCTATTTAATTCCATTTTATTTACCTTAATTAGACTAAAAATTTTTGCTTTTCGTGATAGTTTTACTAGTTTTAAGAGTAAAATTAGCACAACAAACTCATACCAATTCTCTGTAAAATTGTGCTTAATCATTGCCCCTTACCGTTGACGGATAGGGGTTTAATAAGCGCATTTTCATCGAGAATTAGCAAAACATAACAAAAACATCTTTAAGAATAAACTCTTAATTCAGTTAATGTAAACAAAAAAGAGGCTATGATAAAAACTAGCCTCTTAAGCTTACCATCAGGAGTTTAGCAGTTAGCTGAAATGATTGCTTACTGATACCTATCGACGGTTTTGATTTTGATTGGAATTCTGATTTGGGTTTTGATTTGGCCTTTGCTGCTGAAGTTGAGATTGTAACTTTTGCAGCTGTTCTGGAGTCAAAACCGCCCTGATTTGGTCATTGGAAGCTTTGACAATTGTGCCAATGCGATCTTGTTGCTCTTTAGAAAGATTTAATTGTTGTATAAC
This window contains:
- a CDS encoding protein adenylyltransferase SelO, which gives rise to MELNSSNPFLNLKYEPALEDVGEDYYDRVPAAEFPQHILRFRNDKLLPKIGLNPEKVFDEDFIEAFGQFQSVRPFLALRYHGYQFGEYNPGLGDGRGFLYGQIRGIDGELYDFGTKGSGRTPYSRGGDGRLTLKGGVREVLAAEALHQMGVRTSRCLSMIETGESLWRGDEPSPTRSSVMVRFSRSHIRFGTFERLHYIGRSDLIKKLLDHVIEIYYSHLLNVEDEAERYALFYAELVQRVAELVAQWMAAGFCHAVLNTDNMSITGESFDYGPYAFIPTYNPAFTAAYFDYYGRYCYGYQPAICQLNLEMLQVPLRTVMSKTDLEAGLAKFSECYAEYYQQLMLRKMGLENLPIPEGEELLKLTIQLLGDTQVGYHAFFAEITDLFSRCWREDVNSILSEPDFLPGLENGEGLQNWRSLYHRILQNLPESEMGEVAARMKRSNPKTVLLRPQIEAVWERITEEDDWEPFYELVRKIQSGI